A single region of the Chiroxiphia lanceolata isolate bChiLan1 chromosome 22, bChiLan1.pri, whole genome shotgun sequence genome encodes:
- the PERM1 gene encoding PGC-1 and ERR-induced regulator in muscle protein 1, producing MDNFEYSIQLNDREWAEFFLASEECNLAPASLATAEEQCLSDIEQGDGHASPHRLIPAGEGSEPVPGTGSSAPRGVPGDTPLRWQAGGHLSPPELLSGSEDEAELGSVGRFLCESDQPGCPASPAMPSAQRRQPPRPPAAPLAGQAGGTAQGSPGQDAAGEAAASEKGAAGGSRDMETPSTPSTPEPGGDAGGGQPHGSEVVAQPGTPVGGSSPAPPARRRHPSASHSEPRLRGPSCDPPSPSPGVAQEEASGERAGAEQSSPAGSPSVVRPKVPGQQKKSRKQRGASAAEGDREPGGAAAQGAAQGPGKAPPSSPMSSRKSKGKEKAAKAALGRMSSEEAAESKPPVPGPGVDEGDPAGSAPPRQKGKEPGAQSPGKTKATKPSKAGQAGGLGVRDGAPVIPDNGALAPSGEACQEMPGKPLQPKSVAAFRGDAAEGAWKDPAAEIPGFPRKLSPPCFADGASARSDTLDVTWPEMYDYFFCDSQEEEELGSSVEGRRSPLQREISWPELYEYFFNEPEGNRKKVKGKDRKRKKFSSLDHTGLQNEDPSSAAVKDTVIISVPEVCEHFFPETPRNRMGWRGIFSIAPASEVKRAVGALKSLLQRQIHPDGSQAPASQALVPRGSAEKFALVPLAPLGRGQVWPEGEEMALALRGTAEDPRVLTHKDMCLVFCAFASWAVKTSDLQAPDAWKTMFLASFGTLSAIRYFRRQVREGQPRT from the exons ATGGATAACTTCGAGTACAGCATCCAGCTGAACGACAGGGAATGGGCTGAGTTCTTCTTGGCCTCAGAGGAGTGCAACCTCGCCCCGGCCTCGCTGGCCACGGCCGAGGAGCAGTGCCTCAGTGACATTGAGCAAGGGGACGGCCACGCCAGCCCCCACAGGCTGATCCCAGCCGGGGAGGGCAGCGAGccagtgcctggcacagggagctctgCCCCACGTGGGGTGCCCGGAGACACCCCCCTGCGCTGGCAGGCCGGTGGGCACCTCTCCCCGCCGGAGCTGCTGTCGGGCAGCGAGGACGAAGCGGAGCTGGGCTCGGTCGGCAGGTTCCTGTGTGAGAGCGACCAGCCCGGCTGCCCGGCCAGCCCTGCCATGCCCAGCGCACAGAGGAGGCAGCCCCCTcgcccccctgcagcccccctcGCCGGGCAGGCCggtggcacagcccagggcagcccagggcaggacgCAGCGGGCGAAGCAGCAGCATCggagaaaggagcagcaggaggcagccGGGACATGGagacccccagcaccccaagcACCCCCGAGCCGGGAGGGGACGCAGGAGGGGGACAACCCCACGGCAGCGAGGTGGTGGCACAGCCGGGGACTCCGGTGGGGGGTAGTtcaccagcaccccctgccAGGAGAAGGCATCCCAGCGCTTCCCACTCGGAGCCCAGGCTGCGGGGACCCTCGTGTGAcccccccagcccatccccGGGGGTTGCACAGGAGGAGGCGAGCGGGGAGAGGGCgggggctgagcagagctccCCGGCCGGGTCCCCCAGCGTGGTGAGGCCCAAGGTGCCGGGGCAGCAGAAGAAGAGCCGCAAGCAGCGCGGGGCCAGCGCTGCCGAGGGGGACAGGGAGCCTGGGGGGGCTGCTGCTCAGGGGGCTGCACAGGGACCCGGGAAGGCACCTCCAAGCTCACCAATGTCCTCTCGGaagagcaaagggaaggagaaggcgGCCAAGGCGGCTTTGGGGAGGATGAGCAGCGAGGAGGCGGCGGAGAGCAAGCCACCGGTGCCCGGCCCTGGCGTGGATGAGGGGGATCCAGCCGGGAGTGCTCCCCCGAGGCAGAAGGGGAAGGAGCCAGGGGCACAGTCCCCGGGGAAGACAAAGGCCACCAAGCCCTCAAAGGCAGGGCAGGCTGGTGGCTTGGGCGTACGTGACGGTGCACCAGTGATCCCTGACAACGGAGCCCTGGCTCCCTCAGGAGAGGCATGCCAGGAGATGCCAGGGAAGCCTCTCCAACCCAAGAGCGTGGCAGCTTTCAGAGGGGATGCTGCTGAGGGAGCCTGGAAGGATCCTGCAGCTGAGATCCCTGGG TTCCCCAGGAAGCTGAGCCCCCCGTGCTTTGCAGATGGAGCTTCTGCAAGGTCAGACACCCTGGACGTGACCTGGCCTGAGATGTATGactattttttctgtgattccCAAGAGGAAGAAGAACTGGGGAGCTCAGTGGAGGGGCGGAGATCACCCTTGCAAAGGGAAATATCCTGGCCTGAACTGTATGAGTATTTTTTCAATGAaccagaaggaaacaggaaaaaagtcaaaggtaaagacaggaaaagaaagaagttcaGCAGCTTGGACCACACTGGGCTGCAGAATGAggatcccagctcagctgcagtcAAGGACACTGTGATTATCTCAGTCCCCGAGGTGTGTGAACACTTCTTCCCAGAGACACCTAGGAACAGGatgggctggagagggattttctCGATCGCTCCAGCCTCCGAGGTGAAGAGAGCTGTGGGGGCTCTGAAGTCCCTCCTGCAAAGGCAAATCCACCCCGATGGCAGCCAAGCCCCAGCCTCCCAGGCTCTGGTGCCGAGAGGATCCGCAGAGAAGTTCGCCCTCGTCCCACTGGCTCCCCTGGGAAGAGGCCAGGTGTGGCCAGAGGGTGAGGAGATGGCCCTTGCACTGAGAG ggacagcagaggaTCCACGAGTGCTGACCCACAAAGACATGTGCCTGGTGTTCTGTGCCTTTGCATCCTGGGCAGTGAAGACATCTGACCTGCAGGCTCCGGATGCCTGGAAGACCA TGTTCCTGGCAAGTTTTGGCACACTCTCTGCCATCCGCTACTTCCGGAGGCAGGTCAGAGAAGGACAACCCCGGACTTAG
- the PLEKHN1 gene encoding LOW QUALITY PROTEIN: pleckstrin homology domain-containing family N member 1 (The sequence of the model RefSeq protein was modified relative to this genomic sequence to represent the inferred CDS: substituted 1 base at 1 genomic stop codon) — MGNIACVPQAPGGFRSSFRRKPSLKKAQNGKKKLPSFFGLEGGQERDTTTDKILQYIPAKIIPNPENQKENLDQRFPSLFKKGRRKTTVRNLGKIIYYSKVKLRFQHCQEVNDCFLELFQSYLYFQSMGSNGLTHQELLPLKELNVCEIEAGKGPGQQDCHAFLIAGPRLNPLVVFCPSESELKQWLYHLEKQIQLNGGSLALPFLPQNGWKQSSVGKEELRWCMQHMPIQGWSGTQRESLGRVLCASEVKLQHLPFQEQNDRLLVLYASTLVIVSEEKNGFCFKGELPLNAIQVLFEENEKSSFLIEGRLINSIRVTCRSYEDYQEWLYCLNTAQFRNADSSLSGSESFSGSKPPHPSQFTSSGRGSLTSDGRTNSWASGGRVTTVTHLSQTSGSLPDGHSFLLMPEGRLLEDALSSGYSQPLHCLAQANWPSTGLPTQDLRRGGSARKSKGKCGPCIQQLPSQDSERSICSLIPENPNGEIPSPEYNEPYSAHGSQHHPPAPPSPQQVSNLDFALLXFLQCHRQTGPAQANGCPAIPVPQQHLSLEKWNCQPLPSGHCREVPTAPIYSTPGTSRQLQLRAQAEASYLEEISSLPEEHLGPSLHPPGGNVGTYDLPDSSCRHRDSAAFHDYAELQSFHSDFSYDNLWEAEEKEPGTPHTSPSPVQQIYQV; from the exons ATGGGGAACATCGCGTGTGTCCCGCAGGCACCTGGGGGCTTCAGGAGCTCCTTCCGAAGGAAGCCTTCGCTGAAGAAAGC ACAAAACGGCAAGAAAAAACTGCCCAGCTTTTTTGGTCTAGAAGGAGGGCAGGAGAGAGACACGACCACGGACAAAATCCTGCAGTATATTCCAGCAAAG ATCATCCCAAACCcggaaaaccagaaagaaaacttggACCAGAGGTTCCCCAGCCTGTTCAAGAAGGGACGAAGGAAAACGACTGTCAGGAACCTGGGAAAAATCATCTATTACTCCAAGGTCAAGTTAAGgttccagcactgccag GAGGTCAATGACTGCTTCTTGGAGCTGTTCCAGTCCTACCTGTACTTCCAGTCCATGGGCTCCAATGGACTCACCCACCAG GAACTGCTGCCTCTGAAGGAGCTGAATGTCTGTGAGATTGAGGCTGGGAAgggccctgggcagcaggaTTGCCACGCTTTCCTCATTGCAG GTCCTCGGCTGAATCCCCTTGTTGTGTTCTGCCCCTCTGAGTCAGAGCTGAAGCAGTGGCTTTATCACCTGGAGAAGCAGATCCAGCTGAATGGAGGAAGCCTTGCCTTGCCCTTCCTCCCTCAG AACGGCTGGAAGCAGAGCTCCgtggggaaggaggagctgCGGTGGTGCATGCAGCACATGCCCATCCAGGGCTGGAGTGGGACTCAGAGGGAATCCCTGGGCCGTGTCCTCTGTGCCTCCGAAGTGAAGCTTCAGCATCTGCCATTCCAG GAGCAGAATGACCGGCTGTTGGTGCTTTATGCCTCCACACTGGTGATAGTTTCTGAAGAGAAGAATGGCTTCTGTTTTAAG GGCGAGCTGCCACTCAACGCCATCCAGGTGCTTTTTGAAGAGAACGAGAAAAGCTCCTTTTTAATCGAAG GCCGGCTGATCAATTCGATCCGGGTGACCTGCCGCAGTTACGAGGATTACCAGGAGTGGCTCTACTGCCTCAACACGGCCCAGTTTCGAAACGCCGACTCCTCCCTCTCCGGATCCGAGAGTTTCTCAGGATCAAAGCCGCCACACCCCAGCCAG TTCACCAGCAGCGGGAGGGGCTCCCTCACCTCCGACGGCCGCACGAATTCCTGGGCGTCCGGAGGGAGAGTGACCACCGTGACCCACCTGTCCCAGACCAGCGGCTCCCTGCCCGACGGACACTCCTTCCTGCTGATGCCTGAGGGCAGGCTGCTCGAAGATGCCCTCTCCTCTGGCTATTCCCAGCCTCTCCAC tgcctgGCACAAGCCAACTGGCCAAGCACAGGGCTGCCCACACAGGACCTGCGGAGAGGGGGCAGCGCCAGGAAATCCAAGGGCAAATGCGGGCCGTGcatccagcagctgcccagccagGACTCGGAGAGGAGCATCTGCAGCCTCATTCCCGAAAATCCCAACGGCGAAATCCCGTCCCCGGAGTACAACGAGCCGTACTCGGCCCACGGCTCACAGCAtcaccccccagctccccc ctctccacAGCAGGTATCCAACCTGGATTTTGCTTTGCTCTAgttcctgcagtgccacaggcaGACGGGTCCAGCTCAGGCCAACGGGTGCCCAGCAatccctgtgccccagcagcacctctcTCTGGAGAAATGGAactgccagcccctgcccagtGGCCACTGCAGAGAGGTGCCCACAGCTCCCATTTACAGCACCCCTGGCACCTCCCGCCAGCTCCAGCTGCGGGCACAGGCTGAAGCTTCTTACCTTGAGGAG atctCTTCTCTGCCAGAGGAACATCTGGGCCCTTCATTGCACCCACCAG GTGGGAACGTCGGCACCTACGACCTGCCAGATTCCAGCTGCCGGCACCGCGACTCCGCCGCCTTCCACGACTACGCCGAGCTCCAGAGCTTCCACAGTGACTTCAGCTATGACAACCTGTGGGAAGCTGAGGAGAAGGAGCCAGGCACCCCACACACCTCCCCCTCTCCAGTCCAGCAGATTTACCAGGTCTAA